The Nerophis ophidion isolate RoL-2023_Sa linkage group LG07, RoL_Noph_v1.0, whole genome shotgun sequence genome contains a region encoding:
- the LOC133555657 gene encoding neurexophilin-1, giving the protein MRPDRRFILLLLNGTACLVALSQEDDSSSPKSSSRDSSKTVGLLSGQAPLSPLSRWMLHGRSRAANATSMELPYRSPVAFSKQEFSKQEFWEMLGSDLLKADASGSRVKRRPIVKTGKFKKMFGWGDFYSNIKTVRLNLLITGKIVDHGNGTFSVYFRHNSTGQGNISVSLVPPVKAVEFDLERQSVVYPKDSKIFNCRVDYEKVDRSKRTSLCNYDPSKTCFQEQIQSHVSWICSKPFKVICIYISFYSTDYRLVQKVCPDYNYHNEMPYLPSG; this is encoded by the coding sequence GTGGCCCTGAGCCAGGAGGACGACTCCTCCAGCCCAAAGAGCTCCTCAAGAGACTCCTCAAAGACAGTGGGTCTCCTGAGCGGCCAGGCTCCCCTTTCGCCTCTCAGCCGCTGGATGCTTCACGGTAGAAGCCGGGCTGCCAACGCCACCTCTATGGAGCTGCCCTACCGTTCCCCGGTGGCTTTCTCCAAGCAGGAGTTTTCCAAACAGGAGTTCTGGGAAATGCTGGGCAGCGACCTGCTAAAAGCCGACGCCTCTGGCTCCAGGGTCAAGCGGCGGCCCATCGTCAAAACCGGCAAGTTCAAGAAAATGTTCGGCTGGGGAGATTTCTACTCAAACATCAAGACGGTGCGGCTGAACCTGCTCATCACCGGCAAGATCGTAGACCACGGCAACGGCACGTTTAGCGTCTACTTCCGCCACAACTCCACGGGGCAGGGCAACATCTCGGTCAGCCTGGTGCCGCCGGTCAAGGCGGTGGAGTTTGATCTGGAGCGCCAGAGCGTAGTCTACCCAAAGGACTCCAAGATCTTCAACTGCCGCGTGGACTACGAGAAAGTGGACCGCAGCAAGCGCACCTCGCTTTGCAACTACGACCCATCCAAGACCTGCTTCCAGGAGCAGATCCAGAGCCACGTCTCCTGGATTTGCTCAAAGCCTTTTAAAGTCATCTGCATCTACATTTCCTTTTACAGCACGGACTACCGCCTCGTGCAAAAGGTCTGCCCGGACTACAACTACCACAACGAGATGCCCTACTTGCCGTCGGGCTAG